The Mycobacterium sp. EPa45 genomic interval ACGCCCGAAACCCGCGCCGGTTCCTTCACTTCAGTGGTGCTGCGGGCTGGCGCGTGGCCAGCGAGCCCGACCTGACCGAAGTGCGGCCGCTGATCGCCGCGCACCTGCTCGGCGCCGCCCGGCGTCGACGGTTCCGGATGTGGCTCTGCGAGCGTCAAGCCGACCTGGTGTGGTTGGCGCCCGGCTACGAACACCCCGGTGACCCGCGCCAACCCGACAACACCCACAAGCACTGACATGACAGCGCTGGTTCTGGATATCGGAGGCACCAAGATCGCCGCCGGCCTCGTCGACCCCGACGGCCGGCTGCAGTACGAGACACGGCAGCCCACACCACACACCGACGACCCCGAACAGGTGTGGGCCGCGGCCCGTCGCACCATCGACGACACCCTCGCCGAGGCGGGCGGCGCGGTCGACGGGGTCGGCATCTCCTCGGCCGGCCCGATCCACGTGCCCGACGGGACCATCAGCCCGATCAACATTCCCGCCTGGCGTGACTTCCCGGTCGTCGAACGGGTGGCAGCGGCCATCCCCGAGGTGCCGGTGCGCCTGGGCGGCGACGGGCTGTGCATGGCGCTGGGGGAGCACTGGCGCGGCGCCGGTCAGGGTGCGGCGTTCCTGCTCGGCATGGTGGTGTCCACCGGAATCGGTGGCGGACTCGTCCTCGACGGAGCGCCCTACCACGGGCGCACCGGCAACGCCGGTCACGTCGGTCACGTCATCGTCGACGTCGAAGGACCGCCGTGTGCCTGCGGTGCCCGCGGCTGCGTCGAGGCGATCGCCAGCGGACCGCACCTGGCGCAGTGGGCTCGATCGCAGGGCTGGACGGGCGCCGATGCCAAGGAGCTGGCCGACGCTGCGGCATCGGGAAACGAGCTGGCGCTGAAGGCCTTTCGCCGCGGGGCTCGTGCGATCGCGGCGATGATCGCCTCGGTGGGCGCGGTGTGCGACCTGGATCTCGTCGTCCTCGGTGGCGGTGTGGCCAAGGCCGGACCGGTGTTGTTCGACCCGGTACGCGAGGAGTTGCACACCTTCGCAGGCCTGGAGTTTCTGTCCGGGCTGCGGGTGGTGCCCGCGGCACTGGGCGGGGAGGCCGGCCTGGTTGGCGCGGCCGCGCTGCTGCGTGAGTGACGGCCGAGCAGACGCAGACTCGCACGGTGGCGGGCATTTTCGTGCGATTGTGCGTCTGCTCGCGGATTAGGCGGATTAGGCAGCCACCCTTGCCCTTTCCAGGTGGGTGGCAATCCGGCGAGCCAGCCGTTCCGGCCGGCGCCGTACGTCATCGATGACGATGGGGACAACAGTCCAGCCCAGCTCTTGCACTCCCGCGAATCTGGCTTTGTCCCTGAGCATCTCGGTTCTGCCGGCATGCCATTCAACGCTCTCGTATTCGGCCGCAACTCGCGCGTCCGGCCACGCGAAGTCCACTCGCCAGCGTTGGCCACCCGGAGCGCTGATGATGTATTGCAACTCAGGAGCAGGCAGCCCGTGATCGATCATGACGAGTCGGGCTTCGCTTTCCATTGCCGACTCCGACCGCGCGTCGGCGAATGGCAGGAGGTCACGGACGGCTCTGATGCCTCGTCGGCCGCGTTGAGCGATTACCGCCTGCTCGAGATTGCCCGGCGTGCACCACTGCGAGTGCAGCGCCGCGTCGAGTGTGGCCAGTGCTCGTGGCCGGTTCAGTTGCCGCGCCACCTCGACGGCCGTCCACGCCGGAGAGGTCGCCGGGCGGCCTGCGACCCACTGCACGGGCGCGCCGATCCGCTGATGGACCACCAGGCCGACGGTCGATCGCAGACGAATGCCCGGATCGAGGACGTGGATCGCGGTGGTGTTCTCGGTATCGAAGCCGTACATCGCGGCGGCCGTGCCCATTGAGGCCACCGCCCGCTGGCCCATGAACACGTCCAAGGCAGCCAGCCGCCCGAGGAGGTCTGGCATCTCTCGGGCATAAACGCCGTACCAGACGCGGACCAAACCGCCCCTGCGGACTTGGACATCGAGCTGTTGGCGGGTCATGACACTCAGCAGTTGCGCAGTGCTGGCTATGCCGCCGGTGCGGTCGAACAAGGCGGTGACGGCGGAATTCACGCAAGTAGCGTCGAGGTTCAACGCAATTCTGGTGTGCGCGCCGGCTGTGGCGCTGTGCATAACCCGCGACCAGACACAGACTCGCATGCAGGAGGCGCGATCTGTGCGATTGTGCGCCTGCTCGCGGATTAGGAATACCGGTGAGCGCACGCTATTCTTGGCCCGTTCCACCGAAGACCGTCGGTCACCGAGCAATCGGTTGAAGGTCCCGGATTCCCGGGCGGCCCACGCAGGAGGACGAGGCTCGACCGCTGTTCGCAGCGGCATTTTCACGCCCCGACCTGTCCTGTGTCGGGGCGTTTGCGTTTTCCAGGGCTTTTGCGCTCGTCGGTTGGTGGACATCCCAACCATCACGAGGAGGCAAGCATGGCCAAGGCTGACAAGGCCACCGCGGTCGCCGACATCGCCGAGAAGTTCAAGGAGGCGACGGCCACCGTCGTCACCGAGTACCGCGGCCTGACGGTGTCCAACCTTGCCGAGCTGCGCAGGTCGCTGGGCGCCGGTGCGTCGTACACCGTCGCCAAGAACACCCTGGTGAAGCGTGCGGCGACCGAGGCCGGTATCGAGGGTCTCGACGACCTGTTCGCCGGTCCGACCGCCATCGCGTTCATCAACGGCGAGCCCGTCGATGCTGCCAAGGCGATCAAGAAGTTCGCCAAGGACAACAAGGCGCTCGTCATCAAGGGCGGCTACATGGACGGCAAGGCGCTGTCCGTGTCCGAGGTCGAACGGATCGCCGACCTGGAGTCGCGCGAGGTGCTGCTGTCGCGCGTCGCCGGTGCACTGAAGGCGAAGCAGTCCCAGGCCGCGGCGCTGTTCGTCGCCCCCGCGTCCCAGGTCGCTCGCCTGGCCGCAGCTCTGCAAGAGAAGAAGGCCGGCTCGGAAAACACCGACGCCGCATAAACCACCACAAACAGTTAGAGATAAGGAATCACCATGGCAAAGCTGTCCACTGAAGAACTGATCGACGCCTTCAAGGAGCTCACCCTGCTCGAGCTCTCGGAGTTCGTGAAGGTGTTCGAGGAGACCTTCGACGTCACCGCCGCCGCTCCGGTCGCCGTTGCGGCTGCCGGCCCCGCCGCCGGTGGCGCCCCCGCCGAGGCCGCCGAGGAGCAGTCCGAGTTCGACGTCATCCTCGAGGGTGCCGGCGACAAGAAGATCGGCGTCATCAAGGTGGTCCGCGAGATCGTCTCGGGCCTGGGTCTGAAAGAGGCCAAGGATCTCGTCGACAGCGCCCCCAAGCCGCTGCTCGAGAAGGTCAACAAGGAGGCCGCCGACGACGCCAAGGCCAAGCTCGAGGCCGCAGGCGCGACGGTCACCGTCAAGTAAGTCTGTTTCGGTAGAAATCCCCCGCGGGCATTCGTGCTCGCGGGGGATTTTCTTGTCTCCACCCGTGTGGGCAACGGTGTGGGCTCGAGCTGCCGAGATCGTCAATAACGGCTAGGTACACAAACTCAGTGGCACCAAACCGCGTGCGCTACAGTGACTCAAACCACAGGCCATCGCGGCGGTGGCTGAACGGTGTGGGCGGAAGGATCTGGCGTGGGTATTGCTATTCAGGTCGAGGGGCTGACGAAGTCGTTCGGTTCCCAGCGAATTTGGGAAGACGTAACCCTCGACATCCCCGCCGGTGAGGTCAGCGTGCTGCTGGGCCCGTCGGGTACCGGTAAGTCCGTGTTCTTGAAGTCGTTGATCGGTCTGCTGCGCCCGGAGCGCGGCAAAATCATCGTCGACGGCACCAACATCATCGAGTGCTCGGCCAAGGAGCTCTACGAGATCCGCACGCTGTTCGGCGTCATGTTCCAGGACGGCGCGCTGTTCGGCTCGATGAGTCTGTTCGACAACACCGCCTTCCCGCTTCGTGAGCACACGAAGAAGAAGGAATCCGAGATCCGTCAGATCGTCATGGAAAAGCTCGACATGGTCGGCTTGGGTGGGGATGAGAACAAGTTCCCCGGTGAGATCTCCGGCGGTATGCGCAAGCGTGCCGGCCTGGCGCGGTCGCTGGTGCTCGACCCGCAGATCATCCTCTGCGACGAGCCCGACTCCGGTCTGGACCCGGTGCGCACCGCGTACCTGAGCCAGCTGCTGATCGACATCAACGCCCAGATCGACGCCACGATCCTGATCGTGACGCACAACATCAACATCGCCCGTACGGTCCCCGACAACATCGGCATGCTGTTCCGTAAGCACCTGGTCATGTTCGGCCCGCGCGAGGTGCTGCTGACCAGTGACGAGCCGGTGGTGCGTCAGTTCCTCAACGGCCGCCGTATCGGCCCGATCGGTATGTCGGAGGAAAAGGACGAGTCGACGATGGCCGAAGAGCAGGCCATGGTCGATGCCGGCCACCACGACGGCGGTGTCGAAGAAATCGAAGGCGTGCCGCCGCAGCTGACGGTCACCCCGGGCATCCCGGAACGCGACGCTGTGCGGCGCCGCCAGGAGCGGGTGCGTCAGATCCTGCACACCCTGCCCCCGGCCGCCCAGGAAGCCATCCGTGACGACCTCGAGGGCACGCACAAGCTGCGGTCCCACACGTTCGCCGGCGAAGACGGCTGACCCGAGTAAGCATCAAGCGGAGGGCCCCAATCGAAAGCGATTGGGGCCCTTCGCTTTTCGGCTGAGCAATTGCACCGCATCGGGTGAAGGCGCTACTCGCAGGCAATGACGCTTTGGCCAATTGGCTCATCTGCCTCGATCTGCTCAGATACCGTTGAGCGTCGAGGAGGGGCGGTCAGGTGCTGCGCGACCGGCGGGTCTGGTGGGGGGCGGTTGCCGTCTTCGCCGGTATCGGCGTCGGCCTGCTGACCGGAACTGCCACCGCAGCGGCCGATACCGGCGGCAACCCAGAGCACTCGGGTGGCGCATCCAATTCGCAGGCCGCCTCGTCGCCGACCAAGTCGTCGTCCGTCGCCACGACCGGAAAGTCCCGCATCGCGGTCGCCCCCGTCGCCGGCCCGCGCGCCCCGAGATCGACCGCGAAGGCGGCACCGAAGGCGGCGGCCGGCCAGCAGACAACCCCCCGGCCGGCGGCCGCACTGGTGACCAGCGTGCTGTCCGCACTCGGTGTCACACCGCCGCCCGCGACCGGCACCACCACGCAGCCGGCAACCGCCACCAGCGCGCGTCCCGCCGCGGCGTCGAGCCCCACCCGGGCTGCACTCGTCGTCACCCCGCCGGCCACCAACGGCGTCACCGGCGTCGAGGTCGGGCACTCGACCCTGACGATCCCCGTCAACGGCGGCTTCAGCGCACCGGCCGACTGGTACTTCCCGACCCAGGCCGACGGTTCGGTACAGGCCAACGGCGTCATTTGGCTGCAGCACGGATTCCTGGCCGACAAGTCGTTCTACTCGGCGCTGGCCACCGAGCTCGCCCAGCGCACCAACTCCATCGTGGTCGCGCCAACGCTGCCATCGTTCCCGCAGCTGACCTGCGGCGGTTGCACCCTCTATGGGGTGCCGATGCAGAAGGCCGCGGCCACGATGTTCCTCGGCGACCGCTCGGCGTTGACTTTCAGCGCCAGCCAGGCCGGGTACGAGGGCACGCTGCCGCAGGACTTCGTCCTGGCCGGCCATTCCGCCGGCGGCGGGTGGTCGTCGTCGGTCGGCGGCTACTACGTCGACGCCCTGCCACCCGGTGACCAGAACCATCTGCTCGGCGTAGTCATGTACGACGGCGTGAACATGAACGGCACTTTGCGGCAGGCGATAGCCAGCCTGGACACCCTCGACATCCCGGTCTATCAGATCGCAGCACCGGCCCAGATGTGGAATACCTTCGGCACCACCACCGATGAGCTGCTCGCACTGCGACCCAACCAGTTCGACGGCGTGGTGCTGGTCAACGGCTCGCATGTCGACGCGATGCTGGGCAGCAACCCGGTCATCGACTTCTTCGCCCAGCTGGTCACCAAGCGGTCGCCGCCCGGCAACACCGCTGCCGTCGACACCCTCAGCACGGGCTGGATCAACGACTTCTATGCCGGCGCCGGGCCCGACGCCCCGCAGTTCGGCATCTATGGCACCGCCGGTCAGCCGATCATCATGGGCGACGCCTCCGCGGTCGTGCTGCCCACCCCGTTGGCCAGCCAGCTCGGACCGATCGAGATGCTGATGAAGAGTTGGACCACCCTGATCATGCCGCTGATCTTCGGCGGCTCGCCCAGCTCAGCCAGCCCCGCCACGCTCACTCCGGTTGTTGCCGATCCGACGGTGGCCACGCCCACCCCCAACGGAGTGAGCGGGGTCAGAACGGGCACCACCAGGCTGACCATCCAGGTCGGCTCGCGAACCTACAACGCGCCCGCGGACTGGTACTTCCCGACGCAGGCCGACGGCTCGGTGCACGCCAACGGCATCATTTACCTGCAGCACGGCTTCCTGGCCAACAAGTCCTTGTACAACGTGTTGGCCCAGGCGCTGGCGAAGGAGACCAACAGCATCGTCGTCGCGACGACCCTGCCGTCCTTCGCGCCGCTGAGCTGCCCGGCCTGCACCATCAACGACCCCGCGATGCAGCAGGGCGTGGCGGACCTGTTCCTCGGCGGGCGCGCCGCATTGACCATCAGCGCCGCCAACGCCGGGTATCAGGGCACCCTCCCGCAGGACTTCACGCTGTCCGGGCACTCCGCGGGTGGGGGATTGGCGGTGGCCGCGGGCAGTGACTACATCAGGTCGCTGGCGCCGGGCGAGGACAATCATCTGCTCGGTGTGGTGATGTTCGACGGCGTCGCCAACGGCGACCTCGCCGGCGCGCTGGCCACCCTCGACGGCATTCCCGTTTATCAGATCGCCGCGCCGCCGCAGCCGTGGAACGCGTTCGGTGGGACCACCACGCAGCTGATCGCCGAGCGCCCCGATCAGTTCGTCGGCGTCGAACTCGTCAATGGTTCGCACACCGACTCGACGGTCGGCTCCAACCCGATCTTCGACGTGCTGGCAGCCATCGTCGTCAGGCCGTCCGCGCCGGGAAACGCCTCCGCCGTGCACACCTTGGCCGCCGGTTGGATCAACGACTTCTACGTCGGGGCCGGCCCTGGCGCCCCGCAGTACGGGCTCTACGGCACGGCCGGCCAACCGATCATCATGGGGCCGACAGCCGCCGTCGTCCTGCCGACTCAGTTGGCCGCCGCGGCAGCCGGGTCCGTCGCCGCCTGACGAATCGATGACATCCCAGACCGCGGCTGGGATTTCCCACCCGGCGGGGTCCCAATGTGGATACCTTTGCCCGATCGTCAATTTCGGGGAAACGGGTCAACGATGACGCAACGACAGATCTTCTTGGGAACCGGCGCAATGGTGGTGGGGCTGGGCGCGGCACTGTTGTCGGGATCCGGTGTGGCCCATGCCGATAACGACGACAGTGGCACTCAGCCCAAGGCGTCTGCGAACTCGTCGTCCGCATCCGCCGGCAAATCAACCGGCTCGAGTCGTCGCGCGGCCACGACGCGATCGGCGACGCCCTCACCTACGGCCGGACGCAAGGCCAGCCCCCAAGCGCTGGTGACCCCGACGACCGTGACGGCTGCCGTCGGCACCTCGCGACGCGCGGCGGCGATGAGGCCGGTCGCCGCGTCGGATGCGGCCCCGGCGTCCGATCTCCTCGCCGGCGCTGTACTCAACGTGCTCGCCGGTCTGGGGGCGGCGCCGCGCACCACCGTCGCGGCCGCCACCGCGGCCCCGAGCGCTGTGGTCGCCCCGGCGGCCACACTGCCCGTCGCGCCGACCAACGGGGTCACCGGTGTGATCGTCGGGCATTCCCGGCTGGACCTTCCCGGTGCGTTCATCGGCAACACCGTCGCCGCGGACTGGTACTTCCCGACGCAGGCCGATGGCAGCGTCAACGCCCAGGGCGTCGTCTGGCTTCAGCACGGTTTCGGTGCCACCAACACCTTCTACTCGGCGCTGGCCACGGACTTGGCGCAACAGACCAACAGCATCGTCGTGGCCCCGACGCTGTCGTCGATCCCGATCACCTTCTCGGGGGGCTGCCTCACGTGTCAGGTCACACAACAGGATGCCGCCGCCCTGCTCGGACCGGACCGCGCGACGCTGCTGAGCAGTGCCCTCGCGGCGGGATTCACCGGATCGGCACTCCCGGAGCGATTCGTGCTCGCCGGGCACTCGGCAGGTGGGGGATTCGCGACCGCTGTCGCCGACGATTACCTGGGCGGCGCTGACGCCCAGTACGACCCGTCCGATCTGGTCGGCGTGGTCATGTTCGACGGCGTTTCGAACGGCGCTCTGGACGGATCCTTCGCCAGCCAGGTCTCCGACCTCGCCGCCGCCAACAAGCCGATCTACCAGATCGCCGCGCCGGCGCAGAGCTGGAATCTCTTCGGGGCGACCACCAACGTGCTGGCCGCGACCCTGCCAGGGCAGTTCGTCGGCGTCGTGCTGCAGGGCGGCTCGCACGTTGACTCCATGCTCGGAGTCAATCCGCTCTTGGACGTGGTGCTCCAGCTGGTGACCAAGCCGGTGCCGGCCGGAAACACTGCAGCGGTCTACACGCTGAGCAACGGCTGGATCAACGACATGTATGCCGGCGCCACCCCCGAGGCTCCGCAGTACGGCCTGTACGCCGCGGCGAATCAGCAGATCATCATGGGTCCCACCGCGGCGGTCGGCCTGCCCGCGGCCCAGGCCAATCAGCTGTCGTTCGGCGACTATCTCCTCAAGGCCCTGATCGACACCGTCGGCGGTTTCTTCGGCTTCCACCTGCCGACCCCGGTCAACAGCGGCAACAACGGACTGGACCCCAACACCGCTGTCGTCACCGTCGGCAACGGTGTCACCGGTGTGCGGACCGGGTCGGCCGTACTGGACATCCCGTGCGGTCCCAACGGCTACGCCGCGCCCGCCAATTGGTACTTCCCGACCCAGGCCGACGGAACCGTGCAGGCCAACGGCGTCATCTGGCTGCAGCACGGGTTCCTTGGGTTCAACGACTGGTACGGCGACATGGCCCAGCAGCTGGCCCAGCAGACCAACAGCATCGTGGTGGTGCCGAACATCTTCTGGTTCGACAACCCGCTGTGCCCGGGGTGCTATCTGGGCGGCGAGCCGATGCGCGAGGCCGTGGCGCAGATGTTCTCCGGCAGTCGGTCGGCCCTGACCATCAGCGCCAACGCCGCCGGTCTGAGCGGCACGCTGCCGGAGAAATTCCTGCTCACCGGACATTCGGCCGGCGGCAACTTCGCCACCGCCGTCGGCGCGCTGATCACCCAGACCGACCAGGTCGACAACTTGCTCGGCGTGGTGATGTTCGACGGCGTCTCGCGCGACCCGCTGTTCACCGAGTCACTGACCGCCCTGGCCGGAGCCGGCATCCCGGACTATCAGATCGCTGCGCCGCCGCAGCGCTGGAACGCCTACGGCGTGGCCACCGAGCTCATGCAAGCGTTCTACGGCAACCAGTTCTACGGGGTGCAGATCGACAACGGCTCGCACACCGATGTCATCGCCGGCGACAACCTGTTCGCCTGGCTCGGCGAAATCGCGAGCGCGATCATCGTCAAGCCGTCCCCGCCCGGCGCCAAGCCCGCGGTGCGGACGTTCGCCTCGGGCTGGATCAACGACATCTACGCCGGCCACGGGCCGACCGATCCGCTGTACGGCATTTACGGCAGCCCCAACGACGGCACCTACGTGCCCAACCAGCCGATCGTCATGGGTGAGGCGGGAGCGGCGACGCTGCCTGCGCCGCCGCCCGTGGACGTCACGCAATACGCCGACGGCCAGCCCTGGTACGAGCAGGGCAGCGTGAAGCTGCCGTTCGCGTGGGGGCTGGTCAACACCAAAGCCGTCTACACCCTCAACGCCGACGGCTCGGTCCGGGTGCAGAACTCGGGTAACTACTTCGTTGCCAACGGCCCGACGAGTCAGATCGTCGGAACAGCGGTTCCGGTCAACACCGCCAACACCCGGCTGGACGTCGCCTTCTTCAACATGACACCGAACAGCGCCGAACCCGGCAACTACTGGATCCTCGATTACGACCCCGACTACCAGTGGGTGATCGTCAGCGATCCGACCGGTTTCTCCGGCTACATCCTCACCCGGGACCAGACGGTCCCGGACAGCGAGTACAACGCACTGGTGACCCGGGCGCGCCAGCTCGGGGTGTGGGGGCCGATCACCCGAACCGCGCAGTACCCCGCCACGGTGACCGTCTGAGGCGTTTAGCGGGCAATTTCCACACCAAACGCCGCGTTATCCCTTGACGGAAAGGCACAAACGGGTCAGTCTGTTCTCCAGCATGTGTGCATGGGTAGCTAGATCGCCAGCCAGCGCCAGCCCGCCCGGCATGAGCTTGTTGAGGAATGCGCCGTCTTGCGCTATTGTTGGACGTTGCGCTGGCTGCCTCCTGCCCACCTCAACCTGCACCTGACCTCCGGTCCTCAAGTCTGAGTCAAGACGTTCCAGCTCTGAGACCTGTTGTCGCGTGCGTTCGGGGAAAAGGCCGGGCCTCGAGTAGGCCAGCCGAACCGACGCAGATATCGCGACCTTTCGGATGACTCCGGTCTGTCGCATTAGGTGCTGGAAGGATGCATCTTGGCAGTCTCTAGCCAGAGCAAAACGACTACTACTTCTAACTCCGTCCCCGGAGCACCAAAACGAATTTCCTTCGCAAAGCTGCGCGAGCCGCTAGAAGTACCCGGCCTGCTCGACGTCCAAACGGAGTCGTTCGAGTGGCTGATCGGCTCGCCGCGCTGGCGTGAGATCGCCGAGGCGCGCGGCGACGTCAACCCGGTGGGTGGCCTCGAAGAGGTCCTCACCGAGCTGTCGCCGATCGAGGATTTCTCGGGCTCGATGTCGCTGAGCTTCTCCGACCCCCGTTTCGACGAGGTCAAGGCTCCGGTCGACGAGTGCAAAGACAAGGACATGACGTACGCGGCCCCGCTGTTCGTCACGGCCGAGTTCATCAACAACAACACCGGCGAGATCAAGAGCCAGACGGTCTTCATGGGTGACTTCCCGATGATGACCGAGAAGGGCACCTTCATCATCAACGGCACCGAGCGTGTCGTGGTGAGCCAGTTGGTCCGTTCGCCGGGTGTGTACTTCGACGAGAACATCGACAAGTCCACCGAGAAGACGCTGCACAGCGTCAAGGTGATCCCCGGCCGCGGTGCGTGGCTGGAGTTCGACGTCGACAAGCGCGACACCGTGGGTGTGCGCATCGACCGCAAGCGCCGTCAGCCGGTCACCGTGCTGCTCAAGGCGCTCGGCTGGACCAACGAGCAGATCCGCGAGCGCTTCGGCTTCTCCGAGATCATGATGTCGACGCTGGAGAAGGACAACACCGCAGGCACCGACGAGGCGCTGCTGGACATCTACCGGAAGCTGCGTCCGGGCGAACCGCCGACCAAGGAGTCGGCGCAGACCCTGCTGGAGAACCTGTTCTTCAAGGACAAGCGCTACGACCTGGCTCGCGTGGGCCGCTACAAGGTCAACAAGAAGCTGGGCCTGAACGCCGGCCAGCCGATCACGAGCTCGACGCTGACCGAAGAGGACATCGTCGCGACCATCGAGTACCTGGTGCGCCTGCACGAGGGCCAGACCACGATGACTGCCCCCGGCGGCGTCGAGGTTCCGGTCGAGGTCGACGACATCGATCACTTCGGCAACCGTCGTCTGCGCACGGTCGGCGAGCTGATCCAGAACCAGATCCGGGTCGGCCTGTCCCGCATGGAGCGCGTCGTCCGCGAGCGGATGACCACTCAGGACGTCGAGGCGATCACGCCGCAGACCCTGATCAACATCCGTCCCGTCGTGGCGGCGATCAAAGAGTTCTTCGGCACCAGCCAGCTGTCGCAGTTCATGGACCAGAACAACCCGCTGTCGGGTCTGACCCACAAGCGTCGTCTGTCGGCGCTGGGCCCCGGTGGTCTGTCCCGTGAGCGCGCCGGCCTCGAGGTCCGCGACGTGCACTCCAGCCACTACGGCCGGATGTGCCCGATCGAGACCCCTGAGGGTCCGAATATCGGTCTGATCGGTTCGCTGTCGGTGTACGCACGGGTCAACCCGTTCGGCTTCATCGAGACGCCGTACCGCAAGGTCGTCGACGGTGTCGTCTCCGATGACATCCACTACCTGACCGCCGACGAGGAGGACCGCCACGTCGTGGCGCAGGCCAACTCGCCGACCGACGACGCGGGCCGCTTCACCGAGGAGCGCGTTCTGGTTCGTCGTAAGGGTGGCGAGGTCGAGTTCGTGTCGGCGACCGAGGTCGACTACATGGACGTCTCGCCGCGCCAGATGGTGTCGGTCGCGACGGCGATGATCCCGTTCCTCGAGCACGACGACGCCAACCGCGCCCTGATGGGTGCCAACATGCAGCGCCAGGCGGTTCCGCTGGTGCGCAGCGAGGCACCGCTGGTGGGCACGGGCATGGAACTGCGCGCCGCTATCGACGCCGGTGATGTCATCGTGACCGAGAAGGCCGGTGTGGTCGAGGAGGTCTCCGCCGACTACATCACCGTGATGGCCGACGACGGCACCCGGCACACCTACCGGATGCGCAAGTTCGCCCGCTCCAACCACGGCACGTGCGCCAACCAGCGTCCGATCGTGGATGCCGGCCAGCGGGTCGAGTCCGG includes:
- the rplL gene encoding 50S ribosomal protein L7/L12; the protein is MAKLSTEELIDAFKELTLLELSEFVKVFEETFDVTAAAPVAVAAAGPAAGGAPAEAAEEQSEFDVILEGAGDKKIGVIKVVREIVSGLGLKEAKDLVDSAPKPLLEKVNKEAADDAKAKLEAAGATVTVK
- a CDS encoding lipocalin family protein, giving the protein MTQRQIFLGTGAMVVGLGAALLSGSGVAHADNDDSGTQPKASANSSSASAGKSTGSSRRAATTRSATPSPTAGRKASPQALVTPTTVTAAVGTSRRAAAMRPVAASDAAPASDLLAGAVLNVLAGLGAAPRTTVAAATAAPSAVVAPAATLPVAPTNGVTGVIVGHSRLDLPGAFIGNTVAADWYFPTQADGSVNAQGVVWLQHGFGATNTFYSALATDLAQQTNSIVVAPTLSSIPITFSGGCLTCQVTQQDAAALLGPDRATLLSSALAAGFTGSALPERFVLAGHSAGGGFATAVADDYLGGADAQYDPSDLVGVVMFDGVSNGALDGSFASQVSDLAAANKPIYQIAAPAQSWNLFGATTNVLAATLPGQFVGVVLQGGSHVDSMLGVNPLLDVVLQLVTKPVPAGNTAAVYTLSNGWINDMYAGATPEAPQYGLYAAANQQIIMGPTAAVGLPAAQANQLSFGDYLLKALIDTVGGFFGFHLPTPVNSGNNGLDPNTAVVTVGNGVTGVRTGSAVLDIPCGPNGYAAPANWYFPTQADGTVQANGVIWLQHGFLGFNDWYGDMAQQLAQQTNSIVVVPNIFWFDNPLCPGCYLGGEPMREAVAQMFSGSRSALTISANAAGLSGTLPEKFLLTGHSAGGNFATAVGALITQTDQVDNLLGVVMFDGVSRDPLFTESLTALAGAGIPDYQIAAPPQRWNAYGVATELMQAFYGNQFYGVQIDNGSHTDVIAGDNLFAWLGEIASAIIVKPSPPGAKPAVRTFASGWINDIYAGHGPTDPLYGIYGSPNDGTYVPNQPIVMGEAGAATLPAPPPVDVTQYADGQPWYEQGSVKLPFAWGLVNTKAVYTLNADGSVRVQNSGNYFVANGPTSQIVGTAVPVNTANTRLDVAFFNMTPNSAEPGNYWILDYDPDYQWVIVSDPTGFSGYILTRDQTVPDSEYNALVTRARQLGVWGPITRTAQYPATVTV
- a CDS encoding ROK family protein; this translates as MTALVLDIGGTKIAAGLVDPDGRLQYETRQPTPHTDDPEQVWAAARRTIDDTLAEAGGAVDGVGISSAGPIHVPDGTISPINIPAWRDFPVVERVAAAIPEVPVRLGGDGLCMALGEHWRGAGQGAAFLLGMVVSTGIGGGLVLDGAPYHGRTGNAGHVGHVIVDVEGPPCACGARGCVEAIASGPHLAQWARSQGWTGADAKELADAAASGNELALKAFRRGARAIAAMIASVGAVCDLDLVVLGGGVAKAGPVLFDPVREELHTFAGLEFLSGLRVVPAALGGEAGLVGAAALLRE
- the rplJ gene encoding 50S ribosomal protein L10, whose product is MAKADKATAVADIAEKFKEATATVVTEYRGLTVSNLAELRRSLGAGASYTVAKNTLVKRAATEAGIEGLDDLFAGPTAIAFINGEPVDAAKAIKKFAKDNKALVIKGGYMDGKALSVSEVERIADLESREVLLSRVAGALKAKQSQAAALFVAPASQVARLAAALQEKKAGSENTDAA
- a CDS encoding DNA-directed RNA polymerase subunit beta; the protein is MAVSSQSKTTTTSNSVPGAPKRISFAKLREPLEVPGLLDVQTESFEWLIGSPRWREIAEARGDVNPVGGLEEVLTELSPIEDFSGSMSLSFSDPRFDEVKAPVDECKDKDMTYAAPLFVTAEFINNNTGEIKSQTVFMGDFPMMTEKGTFIINGTERVVVSQLVRSPGVYFDENIDKSTEKTLHSVKVIPGRGAWLEFDVDKRDTVGVRIDRKRRQPVTVLLKALGWTNEQIRERFGFSEIMMSTLEKDNTAGTDEALLDIYRKLRPGEPPTKESAQTLLENLFFKDKRYDLARVGRYKVNKKLGLNAGQPITSSTLTEEDIVATIEYLVRLHEGQTTMTAPGGVEVPVEVDDIDHFGNRRLRTVGELIQNQIRVGLSRMERVVRERMTTQDVEAITPQTLINIRPVVAAIKEFFGTSQLSQFMDQNNPLSGLTHKRRLSALGPGGLSRERAGLEVRDVHSSHYGRMCPIETPEGPNIGLIGSLSVYARVNPFGFIETPYRKVVDGVVSDDIHYLTADEEDRHVVAQANSPTDDAGRFTEERVLVRRKGGEVEFVSATEVDYMDVSPRQMVSVATAMIPFLEHDDANRALMGANMQRQAVPLVRSEAPLVGTGMELRAAIDAGDVIVTEKAGVVEEVSADYITVMADDGTRHTYRMRKFARSNHGTCANQRPIVDAGQRVESGQVLADGPCTENGEMALGKNLLVAVMPWEGHNYEDAIILSNRLVEEDVLTSIHIEEHEIDARDTKLGAEEITRDIPNVSDEVLADLDERGIIRIGAEVRDGDILVGKVTPKGETELTPEERLLRAIFGEKAREVRDTSLKVPHGESGKVIGIRVFSREDDDELPAGVNELVRVYVAQKRKISDGDKLAGRHGNKGVIGKILPVEDMPFLPDGTPVDIILNTHGVPRRMNIGQILETHLGWVAKTGWKVDGSPEWAANLPQDMLESPSNSIVSTPVFDGAREEELQGLLSSTLPNRDGEVLVNGDGKAVLYDGRSGEPFPYPVTVGYMYILKLHHLVDDKIHARSTGPYSMITQQPLGGKAQFGGQRFGEMECWAMQAYGAAYTLQELLTIKSDDTVGRVKVYEAIVKGENIPEPGIPESFKVLLKELQSLCLNVEVLSSDGAAIEMRDGDDEDLERAAANLGINLSRNESASVEDLA
- a CDS encoding ABC transporter ATP-binding protein; translation: MGIAIQVEGLTKSFGSQRIWEDVTLDIPAGEVSVLLGPSGTGKSVFLKSLIGLLRPERGKIIVDGTNIIECSAKELYEIRTLFGVMFQDGALFGSMSLFDNTAFPLREHTKKKESEIRQIVMEKLDMVGLGGDENKFPGEISGGMRKRAGLARSLVLDPQIILCDEPDSGLDPVRTAYLSQLLIDINAQIDATILIVTHNINIARTVPDNIGMLFRKHLVMFGPREVLLTSDEPVVRQFLNGRRIGPIGMSEEKDESTMAEEQAMVDAGHHDGGVEEIEGVPPQLTVTPGIPERDAVRRRQERVRQILHTLPPAAQEAIRDDLEGTHKLRSHTFAGEDG